Proteins from a genomic interval of Candidatus Deferrimicrobium borealis:
- a CDS encoding metal-dependent transcriptional regulator has translation MTEHGQDEILELLWTLREGRKASRAEVLRTSPEPGPERLLEELVEGGMVDASGEEILLTKSGEDRARGIIRRHRLAEVLLHNLFDLDDSQLENSACQFEHILSEPVVESVCTFLGHPPACPHGRPIPRGECCDRIRTEIRPLVMRMTEASLGATVRIVFITPRSKKRLEKLSALGIVPGSRIRLLQRNPSFVLEIGQTTVAVDRDITDEIYVKPT, from the coding sequence ATGACCGAGCACGGACAGGACGAGATCCTCGAGCTTCTCTGGACCCTTCGAGAGGGGCGGAAAGCGAGCCGCGCGGAGGTGCTGCGCACCTCGCCGGAGCCGGGCCCCGAGCGCCTGCTCGAGGAGCTGGTCGAGGGCGGGATGGTCGACGCCTCGGGAGAAGAGATCCTCCTCACGAAGAGCGGAGAGGACCGCGCCCGCGGGATCATCCGGCGTCACCGCCTCGCGGAGGTGCTGTTGCACAATCTGTTCGATCTGGACGACTCGCAGCTGGAAAACAGCGCCTGCCAGTTCGAGCATATCCTCTCCGAGCCCGTGGTCGAGAGCGTGTGCACCTTTCTCGGCCACCCCCCCGCCTGCCCGCACGGCCGCCCGATCCCGAGAGGGGAGTGCTGCGACCGGATCCGGACGGAGATCCGCCCCCTGGTCATGCGCATGACCGAGGCGTCCCTCGGGGCCACCGTGCGGATCGTCTTCATCACCCCGCGTTCGAAGAAGCGCCTGGAGAAGCTCTCCGCCCTCGGGATCGTTCCCGGCAGCAGGATTCGGCTCCTCCAGCGGAACCCCTCCTTCGTGCTGGAGATCGGGCAGACGACGGTCGCCGTCGACCGGGACATCACGGATGAGATCTACGTCAAGCCGACGTAG
- a CDS encoding PEGA domain-containing protein — MRSTSSRRRAVALLLCGTLLWRSAPAVAGGNAGPSTEPALLLKYAAPDLPDRSAREVLDPIPAIVAQELGIRWLPVPIEPSGKASSAGEMPVPDDAALRRIAGKVSRASEQMERVESASASLLLEEAEKECRSYRFTEATRPFLAEIFLRRGILRLWEGKASDAEALFSRVRALRPGFTPDPALFPPQVLSAWEATGHRPVPEAELLVESLPSGAQIFVDGERRGTTPARVRTKHIAPVRIRVSHPGYRDAETTGQWLPGDTEILRFSLPGDRVARLGELLAGAERGKGGGAGPLVEELSSAAGTQRIAILMLEKEVPGEGLRARLYVGRPAGLDPALLGESSFPEGKEGAEISGKWVADTLAANGWPRAERPERPWYKSPWFWGVFLVVGVAAAFGAGGGGGGGAGSGGSPGGTVAVNF; from the coding sequence ATGAGATCTACGTCAAGCCGACGTAGGGCCGTCGCGCTTCTCTTGTGCGGAACGCTGCTCTGGCGGTCGGCGCCGGCGGTCGCCGGCGGTAATGCCGGCCCATCGACGGAACCCGCGCTCCTGCTGAAATACGCCGCGCCGGATCTGCCCGATCGTTCCGCGCGCGAGGTACTCGACCCGATCCCCGCGATCGTCGCGCAGGAACTCGGAATCCGGTGGCTCCCCGTCCCGATCGAACCTTCCGGGAAGGCATCCTCCGCGGGGGAAATGCCGGTTCCCGACGACGCGGCCCTGCGACGGATCGCGGGGAAGGTGTCCCGCGCCTCCGAACAGATGGAACGGGTCGAGAGCGCCTCTGCTTCCCTCCTTCTCGAGGAGGCCGAGAAGGAGTGCCGATCGTACCGGTTCACGGAGGCGACGCGCCCCTTTCTCGCGGAGATCTTTCTCCGGCGGGGGATCCTCCGCCTCTGGGAGGGGAAGGCATCCGACGCCGAGGCCCTCTTTTCCCGCGTTCGGGCGTTGCGTCCGGGTTTCACCCCGGACCCCGCCCTGTTCCCCCCCCAGGTACTGTCGGCATGGGAAGCGACGGGGCACCGCCCCGTGCCCGAAGCGGAACTCCTGGTCGAGTCGCTCCCCTCCGGAGCGCAGATCTTCGTCGATGGAGAGCGTCGTGGAACCACTCCGGCCCGGGTTCGAACGAAACATATCGCGCCGGTACGGATCCGCGTCTCCCACCCGGGGTACAGGGATGCCGAAACGACGGGCCAATGGCTTCCGGGGGACACGGAGATCCTGCGCTTCTCCCTCCCAGGCGACCGGGTGGCTCGCCTCGGCGAACTTCTTGCCGGCGCCGAACGGGGGAAAGGCGGAGGCGCGGGACCCCTGGTCGAGGAACTCTCTTCGGCGGCCGGGACCCAGCGGATCGCGATCCTGATGCTCGAAAAGGAGGTGCCCGGCGAAGGGCTTCGCGCACGGCTCTATGTCGGAAGACCGGCGGGCCTTGATCCGGCTCTCCTCGGGGAATCGTCTTTCCCCGAAGGGAAGGAGGGGGCGGAGATCTCCGGAAAGTGGGTCGCCGACACCCTTGCCGCGAACGGGTGGCCCAGAGCGGAACGGCCGGAGAGGCCTTGGTACAAAAGCCCTTGGTTCTGGGGTGTTTTCCTGGTCGTCGGCGTGGCGGCCGCGTTCGGTGCGGGCGGTGGAGGCGGTGGAGGCGCCGGGAGCGGCGGTTCCCCGGGAGGCACCGTCGCCGTGAATTTTTAA